The DNA region GACGGCGTTCGTGATAGGCGGTCAGCGCGCTGTCCAGATCGTCATGGCTGGTCAGTTCCTCCGCCAGCACGATGCTGTCCTCGATCGCCATGCCCGCGCCCTGACCCAGATGGGGGGTGGTGGCGTGGACGGCATCGCCCAGCAGGACGACGCGGCCCTTGTGCCAGGGGCCGTCCAGCATGAAGGCTTCGAGCGGGCGATAGACGACGCCGTCATCGTCGGTGATATGCTCGCCCAGCGCCTGGATCGCGGGCGAACAATGGGCGATCTTGGCGCGCATCGCAGCGGCCAGTCCTTCGCGCGGGTAGCGGGGATTGCCCGGTTCGGCGGTGGTGACGAACATATACATCAGGCTTTTCGAGATCGGGACCAGGCCGACGCCGGTGGGACCATTATAGGCCTGAAGCGAGTCCATGCCTTCGGTCAGGGGCAGGTTGTAGCGCCAGACCGCTTGCCCCGTATAGTGGGGCGAGGGCGCATCGGGGAACAGCAGCGCGCGGGTCTGCGAATAGACGCCGTCCGCGCCGATGACCAAGTCGAAGCTGCCCTGCGCGCCGTCCGAAAACTGCACCGTCACTTGGTCGCCCTGATCGTCGATATTAGTCGCGGTGACGCCCAGCCGCACTTTGGCGCCCGATGCGATCGTGCGATCGCCCAATACTTTGTGCAGGGCGGGGCGACCGACGCCCAGATTGGCGGGATAGCCATCGACCAGACGGGGGGAGGGGACGCGCGCGACCTTCGTACCGTCGGGTGCGAATATTTCGACCGTGTCGAAGCCTGCGCCGGCCGCGATATATTCGTCCAGCAGGTCCAGATGATCCATGGCGCGCAGCACGTTGGACTGCTGGATGATACCCACGCCATAGACCGACCAGTCGGGATTACGCTCGATGACGGTGACGTCGAACCCCTTTCGGCGCAGCGCGATGGCGGAGGTGAGGCCACCTATGCCTCCGCCGATGATGAGGATGTTGAACTTGTCCATGGTCGGTCTAGTGCCTCGTGAGAAAGGAGCGAGAGGAAGCGGGGTCAGAAGCGGTCGAGATCGTTGGCGATCGCGGCCGGTCCGGTGAAATTGTTGCGGATGGCGGCGATGTAGGTGCGGGTCCGTGCGGCATCGTCCGTTCCACCGGCGATATGGGTGACGGCCACCGCCTTCACCCTGGCGCGAGCGGCCAGCGCGCCGACCTCTTGCGGTGTCAGGTGATGGGTGGTCAGATGCTGCAGCATCGTCGCCTTGACGGCGGCGGGCATGTCAGGGCTGGTGCGCGCAACGCGATCCAGCGTGGCGTCTATGTCGATCATTTCGCTGACCAGCAGGTCCGCGCCCGACGCCAGCTTTTCGACCGCCGCGCTGGGTCCGGTGTCGCCGGTATAGGCGATGGATCGGCCCGGCAGGTCGAATTGCAGGGCGTAGGATTTATAGTTGCGATCCTCCACGCTGCCGGGCGCGAAGTCGTAGTGCGTGTTCTGCGCGACCTTCACCGTCATGTCGTCAACGCGGATGCTCTCGCCGTCCCGCAATTCGATCACCGACACGGTATTTTCAGGCGGCGTCCAGGATTTGCCGGGGATGCCATAGCCCGCCTTGGCCGATGGCTGGAGGCTGGCGACGATGCCAGCCACCAGTTCGCGCGTGCCGGGCGGACCATAAATGGTCAGTATGTCGCGCGCTTCGGTCTGGTTGCGCAGCCCCAATATCGCCGCCAGCCCGCCAATATGATCGACATGCAGGTGGCTGAGGAAAATGGCGCGGACGGACGGCAGGGGCAGGTCCGCCCGCGCCATCTGTTCCACCGTGCCATCGCCGGTGTCGACCAGATAGGTCTTGCCATCCTGCAGGATGGCGTTGGCCGGTTGCGAGCGATGTCCGTCCGGCACCGGACCGCCCATCGTCCCCAAAGTGACGAAGGCGGCGCGCGGCGGACCGGCCGCCGCCGCTGCCGTCGCCAGCAGGGCGATCATGCCGGACAGCGCCGTGCCGGTGATCCGGGCGGACATCCGCTTCACAGGTTGAAGCCCAGGCGCACGCCATAGGTGCGCGGCGGACGCAGCGTGCCGACGGGGAAGTCGAGGATCGGACGCGTGCCGGCGCGGGCCAGCACTTCCTTATCCTCGATATTGTTGACGAAGGCGGTGACGCTCCATTTGTCCTGCGGTCCTTCCAGCGTCAGGAACGCGTCGGACATCATGAAGCTGCCCTGCTTCTCCTCTTCGCGGAAGTTGGAGTTCATGTAGCGGCTGGATTCGATGTTCGAGCGTGCGCCCGCCACCAGCACCATGTCGCCGCCGACATGGAAGCTGTGCTGATAGCCCATGTTGATCGCCCATTTGGGCGAATTGACGGTGGGCTTGCCCGAACAGTCGATGTCGTAGAAGCGTGCGCCGTTGATGCCGGGATTGGCGAGCCGCGATCCGGTGGTCGTGCAGCCGGTAGTGACAGGCGCGCCGGTGGGCGAGAAGTTGGCGGTTTGCAGGCTCTTATATTTGCCGTTCAGATACTGGACGTTGAGGTTGAACAGATCGTCGCGGGTGGGCGCGAAGCGGGCCTCGACTTCTGAGCCGAAGATGCGCGACTTGCCCGCGTTGGTGGTGAGCGACCCTTGCGCGAAGATGCCATTGCCGGTCTGGACCCCGCCTACGAACGTGACCTGCTGGTCCTTATAGTCCCAGTAGAAGGCTTCGATATTGAGCTGCAGCTTGTTACCGAAGAAGCGGTTCTTGGTCCCGATCGTATAGGCGGTCAGGCTTTCCGGGCGGAAGCTGTTGTTGGGCGGTGCGGCGACGTAGAAGCCGCCCGATTTGAAGCCGGTGGCGACATTGGCATAAACCAGGGATGCGGGCCCGGCGTCGAATTCGACTCCCGCCTTCCAGGTGAATTTGGTGAAGGTCAGGTCGCCGGTGACCGGCGCGCCCAGCGGCGGATCGACCGGGCCGGGCAGGCCGCCCGCGACCGACGCGGTCAGCTGCGACTTGTCTTCCCGCGTGTAGCGCCCGCCACCGATCAGACGCAGATTGTCCCTGAGGTCGAAGGTCAACTGACCGAAGGCCGCGAGGCTCTGCGTCTTGAGGCGGGGGGTGAAGCGGGTGGTGGAAATCCGGCCCTGGCGGAAATAGTTGAGCGTATCCTGCTGCTCGTTGAAGAAGAAGCCGCCCAGGACATAGCGTAACCGCTGGTCGGCGGCTGAGGTCAGCCGCGCTTCCAGCGACATCTGTTCGGCATTATCCTGTATCTCGCCACGGAAGCCGGGCAGATAGGTGCGGAAATTCGCTTCCGACTTGCGCCAGGCTGGGATGACGGACAGCGTGGCAAAGCCCATGTCGCCATCGACCTGCGCGCTCAGCCCGTAGAAATGATTGTCGAGATAGCCGTCGCTGCCCGCATTTTCGATGCAGCCGCTGGCGATGAAGCCGCCCGCGCAGAAGGGTGGGGCGAATAGGGTGGAGGCATAGCCGTTAATCGCGGCGATCGCGCGCGGATCGGATATGCTGACCCGATCGTCGAGCGAGGGTACGGCGAACGCCTTGCTGGGTAGCAGGACCGCGCCGCTGCCCTTGCCGCCCTGATGATAATAGTCGCCTACAATGTTGATCGACCAGATGTCCGATGGCTTGAGCAGGAAGGAGGCGCGCACCGCTTCGCCCTTGTCATCGTCATAACCATCGGAAATATAGCCGTCGCGATCGACCACCTGGCCCGCGACGCGCAGCGCGGCGATCTCCCCGAACGGGACGTTGACGGCTAGGAAGCCCTTCTTGCTGTCGTAATTGCCATATTCGGCCAGACCTTCGACGCCGAATTTGCCGAGGACAGGCTTCTTGGGCAGGACGTTGATCGCGCCGCCGGTCGCGTTGCGGCCGTAGAGCGTGCCCTGCGGCCCCTTGACCACTTCGACCCGTTCCAGATCGTAGAAGACACCGGCAGGCGCGGTCGGGCGGCCGACATAGACGCCGTTGAAATTGAAGGCGATCGCGTTTTCGGAGAAGCTGTTCTGCGAATTGGTGCCGACGCCGCGCAGGAAGAAGCTGGTCGTGCCGCCGGTAGGCTGCACGACGAGCGCGGGCACGAGTTTACCAAGGTTCGACGTTTCGGTGATGCCGGAGCGGGTCAGGTCGTCTCCAGTCACGGCGGTGATGGCGATGGCTGCCCGTTGCAGGCTTTCCTCGCGCCTTTGAGCGGTCACGACGATTTCTTCCAGTCCACCGTCCGACGCCTGCGTATCTGTATTTTGCGCCATGGCGACCTGCGGCATGATCCCGCCGACCAGCATCGTGGCGCACCAAAAAATGCTCTTCATATATCCTCCCCATTACGCCCCGATCTTCGCGGGGATGGCCAAAGGGGTGACATGTTTTGAAAAAGCAGTAAAATGGATGATATGTGTTGAAATTAATCAATAGGATTCATGATCGTGAGGCTGGACCGGTTTGACCTCAATCTTCTGGTGGCGTTCGACATATTGGTGGAAGAGCGCAACGTCACCCGTGCCGCCAAGCGGCTGAACCTGACGCAATCGGCGATGAGCGCGGCTTTGCGCCGATTGCGCGAGGCCTTTGCCGACGAGATCCTGGTGCAGCATGGCAAGAAGATGATCCCGACCGCAGCAGCCCTTTCGCTGGCACCGGAAATCTCCACGGTGGTCGCGGAGTTGCGCGGGATCATCGCGCGCGGCCTGACCTTCGATCCGGCGCACAGCCAGCGTATCTTCCGGATCGTGGCGTCGGACTATGTCACGACGGTGCTGATCGGCCCGATGCTGGCGAAATTGCAGCGATCGGCCCCCGACGTGCGGATCGAGATCACGCTGCCGCGCAACGACATCCACGCCCGGCTGGAAGATGGCGAACTGGACTTCATCGTGGCGCCCGAGCGTTTTCTGGAAGGGCCGCATCCGCGCGAATTATTGTTCGAGGAACGCCATGTCGTAGTGGGGTGGTCCGGCAATCCGATCATGCAGCAACCGTTGACAGAGGATCTTTATTATAGCGCCGGCCATGTTGCGGTCAGCGTGTCGCGCGATGGCACCTTCATTGAAAATCATCTGCGCGAACAGGGCGACCGTCGGCGGATCGAGGTGATCTGCGCGGCGTTCAGCCAGGCGGCGTGGATGCTGCCGGGCACGACCAGGCTGGCGCTGATGCACGAGCGGCTGGCGAAAGTGATGGCGTCGATATTGCCGTTGCGCGTCGTGGACCCACCGATCGATCTGCCGGTGATGCGCGAAATGCTGCAATATCATCATGCGCGTTCGGGCGACACGGGCCTGACATGGATGCGTCATCAATTGCGGGATGCGGTGGCGGAGCGGACGACGCATGGGGGCATGGCCGAGGGCTGATCCGGCCAGGATCACCGCACGCACGGCACCGTCACTATGGCTCGTACGCCGCCAAGGTCGCTCGTCGCCAATTGCAGCGTGCCGCCATATAGGGTGATGAGGTCGCGCACGATCGCCAGGCCAAAACCATAGCCCGTGGCGCTCTCATCCAGGCGAATGCCCGATGTCATCGCCAATTCACGCTGGTCCGGGGGAATGCCGGGGCCGTCATCATCGATGGCGATCATGGCATGGCCTTCGTCCAGCCTGGTCGTCACGCTGACGGTGGTGCGGGCGTGGCGCGCCGCATTGTCGAGCAGATTGCCGATGATTTCCGTCAGGTCATGAACATCCACCGCCACGGCCAGATCGTCGGGTATGTCGGCGCTGATCGAGACATGGCGATGGAGCGCGCCGATCGTCGCCACTAGATCGGCGATCACCGGGGCGGCCAGCGTGGTGGCGCGCCGACCCACGGCCGCCGTCCGGGCGCGGGCCAGATGATGGCGAATGACGCCGTCGATCCGCCGGACCTGCGCCGATGCGACCGGATCGTCACCGACGGTCAGCGCTAATGTCGCCACCGGCGTCTTGAGCGCATGGGCAAGGTTGGCGGCGGACGCGCGGGCGGAAGCCAGCGCCGCCGCGCTGTCGGTCGCCAGCGCATTGAGTTCAACCGCCAGCGGCTTGAGTTCGGCGGGCTGATCCTCATCCACCGCCTGTCGGGCGCCGCGACGGATGCCCGCGACCTGATCCCGCAGCGCCAGGATCGGTCGCAGCCCGAGCCGCAACTGCACGAAAGCGGCGATGGCGAAAATGCCCGCCAGCGTCAGCATCACCGTCAGCAAGGGCACGAGCGCAGAGCGGATCGGGCGCGCGATGACGCCCGGGGGCGCGGCGGCGGACAGGAGCACCGCCCCTGCGGATGTGTCGATGGTGACGGCGCGGGCGTGGACCGGGCCTTCGCGACCTTCTCCCTCGACCGGCATGGGGGACGGTAGAGCTGGTTTGTCCATGCCCAAAGGTCCGCCCGGCGGGGGGCGGCAGCGGCGTAGGTGCCAATGCGGGAAAGTCCGCCGATCCGGCGTGCCCGCGTGGCCCGGTGATGCGCCAGCGCCAGCCCGGGCCACCGCTCAGCACGGCGAGCCTTTGTTCGATGCGCGCCCGGTCGATCGACCCGTCATCGCGCACCGCGCTCGCCATCACGGCGAGCTGCGCGTCGAGCCGCTGGTCCAGACCCTGGGTGACGAAGCGTTCCAGGATGCCCAGCATCGCCCAGCCTGCAATGGTGAGCGCAGCCAGCGTCGCGATGGCGGCCATCACGATCATGCGGGTGCGCAGCGACCAGTTTTTCATGCGCTTTGCTGCCCGCACGTGACGCGATAGCCGCGCCCGCGCACCGTTTCGATCAGGTCCGCGCCGATCTTGCGACGCAGGCGGCCGATGATCACCTCCAGGCTGTTGGAATCGACGTCGGCATCGCCTTCATAGACATGCTCCAGCAGATCGAGCCGTTCCACCACCACCTCCCGCCGCAGGATGAGGTGCGACAGCACGCGCCATTCGAACGCGGTGAGGCGAAGCGGCATCCCGTCCAGTTCGAACTGCCCGGTCTGGCTTTCGAACGATAGCGGGCCGCAGGCGATGCGCGACTGCGCATGACCCGCCGCCCGCCGCACGAGCGCGCGCAGCCGCATCATCAATTCCTCGACACGAAAAGGTTTGGTCAGATAGTCGTCGGCGCCCGCCTTGAACGCGGATACCTTGTCGGCCCAGGCTTCCCGCGCGGTCAGGACAAGTACGGGCAGGTCGCGGCCAGCCTCCCGCCATGCCGCCAGCACCCTGGCGCCGTCCTGCCCCGGCAGGCCGAGGTCGAGCACGGCTGCGTCGTAATTTTCGGTATCGCCTAGATGCTGCGCGTCGATGCCGTCGCGCACCATATCCACGGCGCAGTTTTCCGACCGCAGCGCGCGGGCAATCGCTTCGCCCAGATCGGGATCGTCTTCCACCAGCAGGATGCGCATCGTGTCGCTCTACCTCCACCGCTTAAACCGAAGCTGAACCGATAGGTTCAGCGGGGGTGGGGCACGACTCGTTAGAAAGGGGCCATCGACAACCAAGGAGATATGAGATGGTCGACTGGAAACGTCCAATGGTGCGGGTTTCGCGCCGGACAAG from Sphingobium sp. HWE2-09 includes:
- a CDS encoding response regulator transcription factor, translating into MRILLVEDDPDLGEAIARALRSENCAVDMVRDGIDAQHLGDTENYDAAVLDLGLPGQDGARVLAAWREAGRDLPVLVLTAREAWADKVSAFKAGADDYLTKPFRVEELMMRLRALVRRAAGHAQSRIACGPLSFESQTGQFELDGMPLRLTAFEWRVLSHLILRREVVVERLDLLEHVYEGDADVDSNSLEVIIGRLRRKIGADLIETVRGRGYRVTCGQQSA
- a CDS encoding LysR family transcriptional regulator, producing MIVRLDRFDLNLLVAFDILVEERNVTRAAKRLNLTQSAMSAALRRLREAFADEILVQHGKKMIPTAAALSLAPEISTVVAELRGIIARGLTFDPAHSQRIFRIVASDYVTTVLIGPMLAKLQRSAPDVRIEITLPRNDIHARLEDGELDFIVAPERFLEGPHPRELLFEERHVVVGWSGNPIMQQPLTEDLYYSAGHVAVSVSRDGTFIENHLREQGDRRRIEVICAAFSQAAWMLPGTTRLALMHERLAKVMASILPLRVVDPPIDLPVMREMLQYHHARSGDTGLTWMRHQLRDAVAERTTHGGMAEG
- a CDS encoding MBL fold metallo-hydrolase; the protein is MSARITGTALSGMIALLATAAAAAGPPRAAFVTLGTMGGPVPDGHRSQPANAILQDGKTYLVDTGDGTVEQMARADLPLPSVRAIFLSHLHVDHIGGLAAILGLRNQTEARDILTIYGPPGTRELVAGIVASLQPSAKAGYGIPGKSWTPPENTVSVIELRDGESIRVDDMTVKVAQNTHYDFAPGSVEDRNYKSYALQFDLPGRSIAYTGDTGPSAAVEKLASGADLLVSEMIDIDATLDRVARTSPDMPAAVKATMLQHLTTHHLTPQEVGALAARARVKAVAVTHIAGGTDDAARTRTYIAAIRNNFTGPAAIANDLDRF
- a CDS encoding TonB-dependent receptor, which encodes MKSIFWCATMLVGGIMPQVAMAQNTDTQASDGGLEEIVVTAQRREESLQRAAIAITAVTGDDLTRSGITETSNLGKLVPALVVQPTGGTTSFFLRGVGTNSQNSFSENAIAFNFNGVYVGRPTAPAGVFYDLERVEVVKGPQGTLYGRNATGGAINVLPKKPVLGKFGVEGLAEYGNYDSKKGFLAVNVPFGEIAALRVAGQVVDRDGYISDGYDDDKGEAVRASFLLKPSDIWSINIVGDYYHQGGKGSGAVLLPSKAFAVPSLDDRVSISDPRAIAAINGYASTLFAPPFCAGGFIASGCIENAGSDGYLDNHFYGLSAQVDGDMGFATLSVIPAWRKSEANFRTYLPGFRGEIQDNAEQMSLEARLTSAADQRLRYVLGGFFFNEQQDTLNYFRQGRISTTRFTPRLKTQSLAAFGQLTFDLRDNLRLIGGGRYTREDKSQLTASVAGGLPGPVDPPLGAPVTGDLTFTKFTWKAGVEFDAGPASLVYANVATGFKSGGFYVAAPPNNSFRPESLTAYTIGTKNRFFGNKLQLNIEAFYWDYKDQQVTFVGGVQTGNGIFAQGSLTTNAGKSRIFGSEVEARFAPTRDDLFNLNVQYLNGKYKSLQTANFSPTGAPVTTGCTTTGSRLANPGINGARFYDIDCSGKPTVNSPKWAINMGYQHSFHVGGDMVLVAGARSNIESSRYMNSNFREEEKQGSFMMSDAFLTLEGPQDKWSVTAFVNNIEDKEVLARAGTRPILDFPVGTLRPPRTYGVRLGFNL
- a CDS encoding sensor histidine kinase — its product is MPVEGEGREGPVHARAVTIDTSAGAVLLSAAAPPGVIARPIRSALVPLLTVMLTLAGIFAIAAFVQLRLGLRPILALRDQVAGIRRGARQAVDEDQPAELKPLAVELNALATDSAAALASARASAANLAHALKTPVATLALTVGDDPVASAQVRRIDGVIRHHLARARTAAVGRRATTLAAPVIADLVATIGALHRHVSISADIPDDLAVAVDVHDLTEIIGNLLDNAARHARTTVSVTTRLDEGHAMIAIDDDGPGIPPDQRELAMTSGIRLDESATGYGFGLAIVRDLITLYGGTLQLATSDLGGVRAIVTVPCVR
- a CDS encoding FAD-dependent oxidoreductase, which produces MDKFNILIIGGGIGGLTSAIALRRKGFDVTVIERNPDWSVYGVGIIQQSNVLRAMDHLDLLDEYIAAGAGFDTVEIFAPDGTKVARVPSPRLVDGYPANLGVGRPALHKVLGDRTIASGAKVRLGVTATNIDDQGDQVTVQFSDGAQGSFDLVIGADGVYSQTRALLFPDAPSPHYTGQAVWRYNLPLTEGMDSLQAYNGPTGVGLVPISKSLMYMFVTTAEPGNPRYPREGLAAAMRAKIAHCSPAIQALGEHITDDDGVVYRPLEAFMLDGPWHKGRVVLLGDAVHATTPHLGQGAGMAIEDSIVLAEELTSHDDLDSALTAYHERRHDRCRYIVEKSLEICMGQLGKGAPVDNHKATADMFAMVSQPI